The Streptomyces sp. NBC_00344 genome includes a window with the following:
- a CDS encoding MFS transporter, translating into MDTSLHDVSVPDSGPRPAHPGIALTVIAACQLMVVLDATIVNIALPHIQTALGFSTSDLTWVINAYALTFGGMLLLGGRAGDLLGRRRMFITGILLFTLASLLGGFAQEPWQLLAARALQGVGGAIASPTSLALVATTFPEGPERNRAFGVFAGVSAGGGALGLLAGGMLTDWLDWRWVLFVNVPIGLFIAFLAPRYINESERHPGRFDVTGAVASTAGMAALVYGFIRAAKDGWSDDVTLCSFGAAVVLLIVFVAVERRSAQPITPLRMFADRNRSGTYVMMLSLAAAMFGMFFFIVLFVQNVLHYSPIKAGLAFLPVTVAIITGAGLSTQLLPRLGPKPFMVTGTVFTAIGMSWLTLIDPDSSYLGGLLGPMVLFGFGMGLNFVTLTLTAVSGVADRESGAASGLLNTTQQVGGALGLSILTTVFGTASRNEGTKQAAKFLADGTPQQKAAFARTHTLPAPWSDAVLAHGIGVSFIAAVALVALAVVTAVFVIQVRRSDLEALSGKAGAAVPGA; encoded by the coding sequence ATAGATACGTCGCTGCACGACGTATCCGTTCCGGACTCCGGCCCACGGCCGGCACACCCGGGCATCGCACTCACCGTCATAGCCGCCTGTCAGCTCATGGTGGTGCTCGACGCCACCATCGTGAACATCGCTCTGCCTCACATCCAGACCGCGCTCGGTTTCTCCACCAGCGATCTCACCTGGGTGATCAACGCCTACGCGCTCACCTTCGGCGGGATGCTGCTGCTCGGTGGCCGGGCCGGGGATTTGCTGGGCCGCCGCCGGATGTTCATCACGGGCATTCTGCTCTTCACCCTCGCCTCCCTGCTCGGCGGTTTCGCCCAGGAGCCGTGGCAACTGCTCGCCGCGCGCGCTTTGCAGGGTGTCGGTGGCGCCATCGCGTCGCCCACCTCGCTCGCACTGGTCGCCACCACGTTTCCCGAAGGCCCTGAGCGCAACCGGGCATTCGGGGTGTTCGCCGGCGTCTCTGCAGGCGGTGGGGCGCTCGGACTCCTCGCGGGAGGCATGCTCACCGACTGGCTCGACTGGCGGTGGGTACTCTTCGTCAACGTCCCCATCGGGCTCTTCATCGCATTCCTCGCCCCGCGCTACATCAACGAGTCGGAACGCCACCCGGGCCGGTTCGACGTCACAGGCGCGGTAGCGTCGACCGCCGGCATGGCTGCTCTCGTGTACGGATTCATCCGCGCCGCGAAGGACGGCTGGAGCGACGACGTCACGCTGTGCTCCTTCGGTGCCGCTGTAGTGCTCCTCATCGTGTTCGTCGCTGTGGAGCGCCGATCGGCTCAGCCCATCACCCCTTTGCGGATGTTCGCCGACCGCAATCGTTCGGGCACCTACGTCATGATGCTCAGCCTGGCCGCCGCGATGTTCGGGATGTTCTTCTTCATCGTGCTGTTCGTGCAGAACGTGCTTCACTACAGCCCGATCAAGGCGGGCTTGGCCTTCCTGCCCGTGACCGTCGCCATCATCACCGGTGCCGGGCTCTCCACTCAGCTCCTGCCGAGGCTCGGTCCGAAGCCGTTCATGGTCACCGGCACTGTCTTCACCGCAATCGGCATGAGCTGGCTCACCCTGATCGACCCCGACAGCTCATATCTGGGCGGTCTTCTCGGCCCCATGGTGCTCTTCGGCTTCGGTATGGGTCTCAACTTCGTCACCCTGACGCTCACCGCCGTTTCCGGTGTCGCCGACAGAGAGTCCGGTGCGGCATCCGGCCTGCTCAACACCACCCAGCAGGTCGGAGGGGCCCTGGGACTCTCCATCCTCACGACCGTCTTCGGTACCGCCAGCCGCAATGAGGGGACGAAGCAGGCCGCGAAGTTCCTGGCCGACGGAACACCGCAGCAGAAGGCTGCCTTCGCCAGAACACACACACTGCCCGCTCCCTGGAGCGACGCGGTGCTCGCACATGGCATCGGCGTTTCTTTCATCGCCGCGGTCGCCCTGGTCGCGCTCGCAGTAGTCACCGCCGTTTTTGTCATCCAGGTCCGCAGGAGTGACCTCGAGGCACTCAGCGGCAAAGCCGGGGCCGCAGTCCCCGGCGCCTGA
- a CDS encoding ADP-ribosylglycohydrolase family protein, which translates to MTADSAFHPVPGSVPDSFGRARASLRGLSVGDALGSQFFVPDNYPLLARRELPAGIWQWTDDTEMACSVLAVLVSHGRVDQDALAASFAERHDFDRGYGPAVNRMLRLIREGGDWRELASALFNGQGSWGNGAAMRIAPLGAWYAHDPEQATHQAEISAYTTHQHREAVVGSMAVAAAAALAAAPTGPPTPTGLLDGVIALVPRSAVGAGLRRARDMLDYDDAATVAAVLGCGRRTSAHDTVPFALWSAARGLGDFEQAFWTTAQVGGDVDTTCAIVGGVVAAGGRAAVPAGWLERTEELPEWAPSRPS; encoded by the coding sequence ATGACCGCCGACTCCGCATTCCACCCCGTTCCCGGGTCTGTCCCCGATTCATTCGGGCGCGCCCGGGCCAGCCTGCGCGGGCTCTCCGTGGGAGACGCCCTGGGTTCCCAGTTCTTCGTCCCCGACAACTACCCACTCCTCGCCCGGCGTGAACTGCCGGCCGGTATCTGGCAGTGGACGGATGACACCGAGATGGCCTGCTCCGTGTTGGCCGTGCTGGTTTCGCACGGCCGTGTCGACCAGGACGCCCTGGCTGCCTCATTCGCCGAGCGGCACGATTTCGACCGCGGTTACGGCCCTGCGGTCAACCGGATGCTGCGATTGATCAGGGAGGGCGGCGACTGGCGCGAGCTGGCCAGTGCGCTCTTCAACGGTCAGGGATCGTGGGGCAACGGAGCGGCCATGCGGATCGCACCGCTCGGCGCGTGGTACGCGCACGATCCGGAGCAGGCGACGCATCAGGCCGAGATCTCGGCGTACACCACACACCAGCACCGTGAAGCGGTGGTGGGGAGCATGGCCGTCGCTGCTGCGGCTGCCCTGGCGGCGGCCCCGACAGGGCCGCCGACTCCGACAGGGCTGCTGGACGGCGTGATCGCGCTCGTTCCGCGCAGTGCCGTCGGGGCGGGGCTGCGCCGGGCGAGGGACATGCTCGACTACGACGACGCCGCCACGGTCGCTGCGGTGCTGGGCTGCGGGCGCAGAACGAGCGCGCACGACACCGTGCCGTTCGCGCTGTGGTCGGCGGCCCGTGGCCTCGGTGACTTCGAGCAGGCTTTCTGGACGACGGCCCAGGTGGGCGGTGACGTCGACACGACCTGCGCGATCGTCGGAGGCGTGGTGGCAGCAGGCGGCCGCGCCGCAGTGCCCGCCGGATGGCTGGAGCGGACCGAAGAGCTTCCGGAGTGGGCCCCGTCGCGTCCGTCGTAG